A single region of the Xenopus laevis strain J_2021 chromosome 4L, Xenopus_laevis_v10.1, whole genome shotgun sequence genome encodes:
- the LOC108714333 gene encoding protein YIPF1: MASSDDFKFTEFDDAASLLAANRDATTVSFGEPEGRGKNQRGNRSREDDHFMSSEVSDKTELLGGQKKQVPFWTFEYYQTFFDIDTLQVLNRIKGSVLPIPGRNFIRLYVRSNPDLYGPFWICATLIFTITISGNLSNFLLHQGKPKYHYVPEFRKVSIAATAIYAYAWLVPLALWGFLTWRQSKVMSMVSYSFLEIVCVYGYSLFIYIPTSILWIIHAEILRWVLMALAMSLSGAVLMLTFWPAVREENRKIAVTTLVVIMLLHALLAVGFVEYFFDPPEENYSTHTRDSINATREIVHTH; the protein is encoded by the exons ATGGCTTCCTCAGATGACTTCAAATTTACAG agtttgaTGATGCAGCAAGTTTGCTAGCTGCCAACCGTGATGCAACCACAGTAAGTTTCGGTGAACCAGAAGGCAGAGGAAAAAATCAAAGGGGCAACAGATCTCGGGAGGATGACCATTTTATGTCTAGTGAAGTCTCTGATAAAACAGAG TTACTTGGGGGACAGAAAAAGCAAGTCCCTTTTTGGACATTTGAATACTATCAGACATTCTTTGACATTGACACTTTACAG GTCCTTAATAGAATTAAAGGTTCAGTATTACCAATACCAGGAAGAAATTTTATAAGGTTGTACGTGCGAAGCAATCCAGACTTGTATG GTCCATTTTGGATTTGTGCTACACTGATTTTCACCATAACCATAAGTGGGAATCTATCCAACTTTCTCCTTCACCAGGGCAAGCCCAAGTACCACTATGTACCAGAGTTTAGGAAAG TATCAATTGCTGCCACTGCAATCTATGCCTATGCCTGGTTGGTGCCTCTGGCTCTCTGGGGATTCCTAACATGGAGACAAAGTAAAGTGATGAGCATGGTGTCCTACTCTTTCCTGGAGATTGTGTGTGTTTATGGATACTCACTCTTCATCTATATCCCCACTTCT ATTTTGTGGATTATCCATGCTGAGATTTTGCGCTGGGTACTTATGGCTCTTGCAATGAGCCTATCTGGGGCCGTCCTTATGCTAACTTTCTGGCCAGCTGTGCGTGAAGAAAACCGCAAGATTGCTGTCACCACCCTAGTGGTCATCATGCTTCTCCATGCCTTGTTGGCAGTTGGCTTTGTG gagtatTTTTTTGATCCTCCAGAGGAAAACTATTCAACCCACACTAGGGACTCTATTAATGCAACAAGAGAAATCGTGCACACTCACTAA